The following proteins are encoded in a genomic region of Hoeflea phototrophica DFL-43:
- a CDS encoding ATP-binding protein, whose protein sequence is MQDDIAQQILTELSRLTRAVESLSAPEPAPSDFHAADCFVWNAEGGNLVPIAKPNRIEIDLIKGVDHVRDILFDNTRRFAMGLPANNVLLWGARGMGKSSLVKSVHAALANDPGLSAPLKLIEIHREDINSLPALMSLLRPAPARFILFCDDLSFDHDDTAYKSLKAALDGGIEGRPDNALLYATSNRRHLLPRDMMDNERSTAINPSEAIEEKVSLSDRFGLWLGFHKCSQDDYLDMVNGYAAHYQLEIEPEALRAQSLEWATTRGSRSGRVAWQFIQDLAGRLGQKT, encoded by the coding sequence ATGCAAGATGATATCGCCCAACAAATCCTCACCGAACTCTCGCGCCTGACGCGGGCGGTGGAATCACTTTCCGCGCCTGAGCCCGCGCCCAGCGATTTTCACGCGGCTGACTGCTTTGTCTGGAACGCCGAAGGCGGAAATCTGGTCCCCATAGCCAAGCCCAACAGGATCGAGATCGATCTGATCAAGGGGGTCGACCACGTCCGCGACATTCTATTCGACAACACCAGGCGCTTCGCCATGGGCTTGCCGGCCAACAATGTCCTGCTCTGGGGCGCACGCGGCATGGGCAAATCGTCACTGGTCAAGTCCGTCCATGCAGCCTTGGCCAACGACCCTGGTCTGTCTGCGCCGCTCAAGCTGATCGAAATTCATCGCGAAGACATCAATTCGCTGCCCGCGTTGATGAGCCTGCTGCGACCGGCGCCGGCGCGCTTCATCCTGTTTTGCGACGACTTGTCATTCGACCATGACGACACCGCCTACAAGTCGCTCAAGGCAGCACTCGACGGCGGCATTGAAGGCAGGCCCGACAACGCCCTGCTCTATGCCACATCGAACCGAAGGCACCTGTTGCCACGTGACATGATGGACAATGAACGCTCCACCGCGATCAATCCGAGCGAAGCCATCGAGGAGAAGGTGTCATTGTCTGACCGCTTCGGGCTTTGGCTGGGCTTTCACAAATGCAGCCAGGATGACTATCTCGACATGGTCAATGGCTATGCCGCGCATTACCAGCTTGAGATTGAACCGGAAGCCCTGCGCGCCCAATCGCTCGAATGGGCGACAACCCGCGGTTCGAGATCCGGCCGTGTCGCCTGGCAATTCATTCAGGACCTTGCCGGCCGGCTTGGCCAGAAAACCTGA